A window of the Pyrodictium abyssi genome harbors these coding sequences:
- the sucD gene encoding succinate--CoA ligase subunit alpha produces the protein MAILVDRGTRVVVQGITGREGRFHTRLMLEYGTRVVAGVTPGKGGERVHGVPVYDTVEEAVEKHGAEASIVFVPAPAAADAVYEAVDAGIKLVVVITEHIPVHETMLFIDYARRKGTLVIGPNTPGVIAPGRTKIGIMPGDVFTPGRVAVLSRSGTLTYEVAAAMTREGIGQSIVIGVGGDPVVGLDFPEAMEMLGRDPGTRALVLIGEIGGDMEERAAALVREGRFTKPLVAYIAGKTAPPGKRMGHAGAIISMGLGGYQEKVEALRAAGALVARTPYEIPKLLASVL, from the coding sequence ATGGCTATACTGGTGGACCGTGGCACGCGCGTAGTGGTGCAGGGGATCACTGGGCGTGAGGGCCGGTTCCACACCCGGCTAATGCTGGAGTACGGCACCCGGGTCGTGGCGGGGGTTACGCCCGGCAAGGGCGGCGAAAGGGTGCACGGAGTCCCGGTCTACGACACCGTGGAGGAGGCGGTAGAGAAGCACGGCGCCGAAGCCAGTATAGTCTTCGTCCCCGCCCCAGCGGCCGCCGACGCCGTCTACGAGGCCGTAGACGCAGGCATAAAGCTGGTAGTAGTAATCACGGAACACATACCAGTACACGAGACGATGCTCTTCATAGACTACGCCCGCAGGAAAGGCACACTAGTCATAGGCCCTAACACGCCCGGAGTTATAGCCCCGGGGAGAACCAAGATCGGGATAATGCCAGGAGACGTGTTCACACCCGGCAGGGTGGCGGTGCTGAGCCGTAGCGGGACCCTAACCTACGAGGTCGCCGCGGCGATGACCAGGGAGGGGATAGGCCAGTCGATCGTCATCGGGGTGGGCGGCGACCCGGTGGTAGGCCTAGACTTCCCAGAGGCCATGGAGATGCTGGGGAGGGACCCCGGGACACGGGCGCTGGTGCTTATAGGCGAGATAGGCGGCGATATGGAGGAGCGCGCTGCAGCACTGGTCAGGGAGGGCCGGTTCACAAAGCCCCTGGTAGCCTACATCGCTGGGAAGACAGCACCGCCCGGCAAGAGGATGGGCCACGCTGGCGCAATAATATCCATGGGCTTAGGGGGCTACCAGGAGAAGGTAGAGGCACTCAGGGCCGCAGGCGCCCTAGTGGCGCGGACACCGTACGAGATACCCAAGCTCCTAGCCAGCGTACTGTGA
- a CDS encoding phosphoadenosine phosphosulfate reductase family protein: MALQGLLEALERLGWLREPSVPVLGCRGSGKACWRVRGDYWLAGRYERSLLDTLSRLAFGADLGLRDRLVVFHRVPAPGGEYAAEVFAEALRLGVVEYTRRGWVLHPSGALAGLAASRGAEVLEVRSSGPRLKGKRVRLSPESCRGRRWVIVGSRGWVGPARVTGADGEACTAKVKDMAPRGLSPLPPAELEAAIEKNAEIVGGLAAEAREFIRRVYARVQASQGRVYVAFSGGADSTAVLSLAREALGPERVVAVYADTGMEYPEARRHAERIAAILGVDLEVVEPDTSPLDEVRKRGLMTRDDRWCTRLLKLQPLRRFYSRVGARLVLDGARRWESTNRARTPRLGKNPLIPGVVRALPIHHWPRLAVQLYLAERGIPVSQLYQEGLTRIGCIACPAMHLYEIHLAYRLHPWWYRRLAEAVAEHQGTSEEEALRLLLAGEWRRGGEPETWLQQ; the protein is encoded by the coding sequence ATGGCGCTGCAGGGGCTGCTAGAGGCGCTGGAGAGGCTCGGCTGGCTCCGCGAGCCGAGCGTCCCGGTGCTGGGCTGCAGGGGCTCCGGCAAGGCGTGCTGGCGGGTCCGCGGCGACTACTGGCTAGCAGGCCGCTACGAGCGCAGCCTCCTGGACACGCTGTCCCGGCTAGCCTTCGGCGCCGACCTGGGGCTCCGCGACAGGCTGGTCGTGTTCCACCGGGTCCCCGCCCCGGGCGGCGAGTACGCAGCCGAGGTCTTCGCGGAGGCCCTCAGGCTGGGCGTCGTGGAGTACACCCGGCGGGGCTGGGTTCTCCACCCTAGCGGCGCCCTAGCTGGCCTAGCAGCGAGCCGGGGCGCGGAGGTCCTGGAGGTCCGCAGCTCCGGGCCCCGGCTGAAGGGGAAGCGGGTCAGGCTAAGCCCCGAGAGCTGCCGTGGCCGCCGCTGGGTCATAGTAGGGTCGCGCGGCTGGGTCGGCCCAGCCCGCGTAACCGGGGCCGACGGGGAGGCTTGCACCGCCAAGGTCAAGGACATGGCGCCCCGGGGGCTCAGCCCCCTCCCCCCAGCCGAGCTTGAGGCGGCCATAGAGAAGAACGCGGAGATAGTAGGCGGCCTCGCCGCCGAGGCACGGGAGTTCATCCGCCGGGTCTACGCCAGGGTCCAAGCGAGCCAGGGCAGGGTCTACGTCGCGTTCAGCGGCGGCGCAGACTCCACGGCTGTGCTCAGCCTCGCCCGGGAAGCCCTGGGCCCCGAGAGGGTCGTAGCAGTCTACGCGGACACCGGGATGGAGTACCCCGAGGCCCGGAGGCACGCCGAGCGCATAGCAGCGATCCTCGGCGTCGACCTGGAGGTGGTAGAGCCCGACACCAGCCCCCTAGACGAGGTCAGGAAGAGGGGCCTCATGACGAGGGACGACCGCTGGTGCACCCGTCTCCTCAAGCTCCAGCCCCTCCGGCGCTTCTACAGCCGCGTCGGCGCCCGGCTCGTCCTCGACGGCGCGCGGCGCTGGGAGAGCACAAACCGGGCCCGGACCCCCCGGCTCGGCAAGAACCCGCTCATACCCGGCGTGGTGCGGGCGCTCCCCATACACCACTGGCCCCGGCTAGCCGTCCAGCTGTACCTCGCCGAGCGCGGGATCCCCGTCAGCCAGCTGTACCAGGAGGGCCTCACAAGGATAGGCTGCATAGCTTGCCCAGCAATGCACCTCTACGAGATACACCTGGCCTACAGGCTACACCCATGGTGGTACAGGAGGCTCGCAGAAGCCGTGGCGGAGCACCAGGGCACCAGCGAGGAGGAGGCCCTCCGCCTACTCCTAGCCGGCGAGTGGCGCCGAGGCGGCGAACCCGAGACATGGCTCCAGCAGTGA
- a CDS encoding FprA family A-type flavoprotein, translating to MHRHGCSYSHAPLSLEPRLRVQEIAPGVYMIRVEDEATRFFEALWEIPEGITYNAYVVTGPERVVLLDTVRRGFEEEFLSALSSIVDPRDIDAVVVHHAEPDHSGALPAVLERARRATVYAHPMARGMLEALYGIRIESFKPVKDGMELGLGGGHRLVFLETAWLHWPETVMSLLEPGRVLFTGDAFGAYTVPGVLVDSGDPEAFKYYTYFMRKYFATIIGAYRRWVTKALDRLETVKPKVLAPLHGMAIERHVQEAIGLYRGWASGRLDTGRAVVVYSSMYGAVEEAVQRIAGMLEARGLDVSVYGFTGADRANIADLLGEVLDAGYLVVGAATYEASVFPLIWHVLDMICSKASAGQRVLVVSSYAWGGAAARRIAEKLQGCGLDVAAVVESKGRIPGSALEEAVEKLLSTGAGL from the coding sequence TTGCATAGACACGGCTGCAGCTACAGCCATGCGCCACTAAGCCTCGAGCCGCGTTTGCGCGTTCAGGAGATAGCCCCCGGCGTCTACATGATCCGCGTCGAGGACGAGGCTACGAGGTTCTTCGAGGCGCTCTGGGAGATACCGGAGGGCATAACCTACAACGCCTACGTGGTCACCGGGCCGGAGCGCGTAGTACTACTCGACACCGTGAGGAGGGGGTTCGAGGAGGAGTTCCTCTCGGCGCTGAGCAGCATAGTAGACCCCCGAGACATAGACGCCGTCGTGGTCCACCACGCGGAGCCGGACCACAGCGGCGCGCTCCCCGCGGTACTCGAGCGGGCCCGCCGCGCCACGGTCTACGCGCACCCCATGGCCAGGGGCATGCTCGAGGCCCTCTACGGCATCCGCATAGAGAGCTTCAAGCCGGTAAAGGACGGGATGGAGCTAGGCCTCGGCGGCGGCCACCGGCTGGTCTTCCTGGAGACTGCGTGGCTCCACTGGCCCGAGACCGTTATGAGCCTGCTCGAGCCCGGCCGGGTGCTGTTCACGGGGGACGCGTTCGGCGCCTACACCGTGCCCGGCGTCCTAGTGGACAGCGGCGACCCGGAGGCCTTCAAGTACTACACCTACTTCATGAGAAAGTACTTTGCCACAATCATAGGCGCGTACAGGAGGTGGGTAACAAAGGCACTAGATAGGCTCGAAACCGTCAAGCCGAAGGTGCTTGCCCCGCTGCATGGCATGGCTATAGAGAGGCACGTGCAGGAAGCCATCGGGCTCTACAGGGGCTGGGCCAGCGGGCGGCTCGACACGGGCAGGGCGGTGGTAGTCTACTCGAGCATGTACGGCGCCGTAGAGGAGGCAGTGCAGCGTATAGCAGGCATGCTGGAGGCACGGGGCCTCGACGTCTCGGTCTACGGGTTCACCGGGGCCGATAGGGCTAACATTGCAGACCTGCTAGGTGAGGTGCTCGACGCGGGCTACCTGGTCGTCGGCGCGGCCACCTACGAGGCCAGCGTGTTCCCCCTGATATGGCACGTGCTGGACATGATCTGCAGCAAGGCGTCGGCCGGGCAGCGTGTCCTCGTGGTCTCATCCTACGCGTGGGGCGGGGCAGCGGCGCGCAGGATAGCCGAGAAGCTGCAGGGCTGCGGCCTCGACGTGGCGGCAGTTGTCGAGTCCAAGGGCCGTATACCCGGCAGCGCGCTGGAGGAGGCTGTGGAGAAGCTGCTATCAACGGGCGCCGGGCTGTAG
- a CDS encoding ATP-binding protein yields the protein MDAIGVVLSGSTTDTVKMQLTAEGERLAREGLLVLVEARRGEEKVIARIERIVPVNEFYLEGDLWSEARRRGLEPPLLEEAARRYTLAEASVLGRAGPRGLEELSAPPLPGDRVRLLGPGELREALGLGEDEPGIVWFGELLGYSGLGLPLDVENITMHVGVFGETGSGKSYGVGYLIELLSRIPLGRGVYGALPVIVVDANGDYLDYHEAYAAGKPVGEYRRVYRLVFPNSPARYRPYTKPVTIDLDGFTAREIAEFIITYKAGGVELNELQVSGLERVLRELEARGYGFTELLTERVGLVYEVLEELSRGRGAAIHAQTARAIRAAVEKFHRDIVEGYRVISRRPGLDAGFIEELTREPGLAILDFSAEGAPGVPLPVRQLVVAYLARLLYKQFTLYKIRGEERYLVLVLEEAQNYAPNPRSYPVAWSLARDYLSLIATQGRKFGLSLVLVSQRPVFVDPVVLSMLNTWIVYRLPVEDVSYVSRACGGLPRALERRLTRLPRGVAVVTGQMNVLGFPVLVRTGRRSVGHAMGRTRVVETLRRLYQAGGG from the coding sequence TTGGACGCGATAGGTGTCGTGCTCAGCGGCTCTACCACCGATACCGTGAAGATGCAGCTCACCGCGGAGGGCGAGCGCCTGGCCCGCGAGGGCCTCCTAGTCCTGGTCGAGGCCCGGCGCGGCGAGGAGAAGGTGATAGCCCGGATAGAGAGGATAGTCCCCGTCAACGAGTTCTACCTGGAGGGCGACCTCTGGAGCGAGGCCCGGCGCCGCGGCCTGGAGCCGCCGCTCCTCGAGGAGGCAGCCCGGCGCTACACCCTCGCCGAGGCCTCGGTGCTCGGGCGGGCTGGGCCCCGCGGCCTAGAGGAGCTGTCGGCCCCGCCCCTGCCCGGGGACCGTGTGAGGCTCCTCGGCCCGGGAGAGCTCCGGGAGGCCCTGGGGCTCGGGGAGGACGAGCCTGGGATAGTCTGGTTCGGGGAGCTGCTCGGCTACAGCGGGCTCGGGCTCCCCCTGGACGTCGAGAACATAACGATGCACGTGGGGGTGTTCGGGGAGACTGGGAGCGGCAAGAGCTACGGAGTAGGCTACCTCATCGAGCTGCTGTCGCGGATACCGCTGGGCCGGGGCGTCTACGGAGCGCTGCCCGTGATAGTGGTCGATGCTAACGGTGACTACCTGGACTACCACGAGGCGTACGCAGCCGGTAAGCCGGTGGGCGAGTACCGCCGGGTCTACCGGCTCGTCTTCCCGAATAGCCCGGCCCGGTACCGGCCCTACACCAAGCCCGTGACGATAGACCTGGACGGGTTCACGGCCCGCGAGATAGCGGAGTTCATAATAACCTACAAGGCCGGAGGCGTGGAGCTCAACGAGCTCCAGGTATCTGGCCTGGAGAGGGTCCTCCGGGAGCTCGAGGCCAGGGGCTACGGGTTCACAGAGCTCCTCACGGAGAGGGTGGGCCTCGTCTACGAGGTGCTCGAGGAGCTTAGCCGGGGCCGAGGTGCTGCTATACACGCGCAGACGGCCCGGGCTATACGCGCCGCCGTGGAGAAGTTCCACAGGGACATAGTGGAGGGCTACCGCGTCATATCCCGGAGGCCTGGCCTCGACGCGGGCTTCATCGAGGAGCTCACCCGGGAGCCGGGGCTGGCTATACTCGACTTCTCGGCGGAGGGCGCCCCGGGTGTACCGCTGCCGGTCCGTCAGCTAGTGGTGGCGTACCTCGCCCGTCTCCTCTACAAGCAGTTCACCCTCTACAAGATAAGGGGCGAGGAGCGCTACCTGGTGCTGGTGCTCGAGGAGGCGCAGAACTACGCGCCGAACCCCCGGAGCTACCCGGTGGCCTGGAGCCTAGCAAGGGACTACCTCTCGCTGATAGCCACGCAGGGCCGGAAGTTCGGCCTCAGCCTCGTCCTGGTGAGCCAGAGGCCCGTCTTCGTGGACCCCGTGGTGCTCTCCATGCTCAACACGTGGATAGTCTACCGGCTCCCCGTGGAGGACGTGAGCTACGTGTCCCGGGCCTGTGGCGGGCTCCCCCGGGCGCTAGAGCGGAGGCTCACCAGGCTCCCCCGCGGCGTAGCCGTGGTAACCGGGCAGATGAACGTGCTCGGCTTCCCAGTGCTCGTCCGCACCGGGAGGCGCAGCGTGGGCCACGCGATGGGCCGCACCAGGGTCGTGGAAACGCTGCGGCGGCTCTACCAGGCGGGCGGGGGCTGA
- a CDS encoding DNA double-strand break repair nuclease NurA, with protein MTDRLPEPLERKMREMLDVQRSEPELVRRILEKALQRERERETLYSILRAVGSTVYEEMRRRSLLHEPPGPRGSPACYGVDGSRQVVGGRLGRYYILLSTAIVSLPRGPDSARAEAVFPGVDIVEVVDPTGASIEPAAEAALMVLETLTLRRLADAEPGVVFIDGPVVDPPARFDPGTAVQAVMRLLDAPPEEALRVVEEYHRIRARVVAGLVGRGHTVIGVVKRIGRVNLLARHLARLGIADASRVSDEDLVLALVAAARARGDGVFYTEPVEAASLPRDVYREYLAAGLRVYASYTFSPYTLRPYRVEVAVPRDAEPRGAVERAIAAAQGLTLPGQSLPLPVVLAHEKTRIRRGLAQLVYREVLTRASLPEGDPLADTLKALLAGLDEA; from the coding sequence TTGACGGACAGGCTGCCGGAGCCGCTCGAGCGCAAGATGAGGGAGATGCTCGACGTCCAGAGGAGTGAGCCGGAGCTAGTCCGCCGGATCCTGGAGAAGGCGCTGCAGCGGGAGAGGGAGAGGGAGACCCTCTACAGCATCCTCCGCGCCGTCGGCTCCACGGTGTACGAGGAGATGAGGAGACGCAGCCTGCTACACGAGCCTCCGGGGCCCCGGGGGAGCCCGGCCTGCTACGGGGTGGACGGCTCCCGGCAGGTCGTCGGGGGCCGGCTCGGCCGCTACTACATACTCCTCTCCACAGCCATCGTGTCGCTCCCCCGGGGCCCCGACAGCGCCCGGGCTGAGGCCGTCTTCCCGGGCGTGGACATAGTGGAGGTCGTGGACCCCACGGGGGCGAGCATAGAGCCCGCTGCCGAGGCCGCGCTGATGGTCCTGGAGACGCTCACCCTCCGAAGGCTGGCGGACGCCGAGCCCGGGGTAGTCTTCATAGACGGGCCCGTCGTCGACCCCCCGGCGCGCTTCGACCCGGGCACCGCCGTGCAGGCCGTGATGAGGCTCCTCGACGCGCCCCCAGAGGAGGCCCTACGCGTCGTAGAGGAGTACCACAGGATACGGGCCAGGGTGGTAGCCGGGCTCGTGGGGAGAGGCCACACCGTCATCGGTGTCGTGAAGCGCATCGGCCGGGTCAACCTGCTGGCAAGGCACCTAGCACGGCTCGGCATAGCCGACGCCAGCCGGGTCAGCGACGAGGACCTAGTACTAGCCCTCGTGGCCGCCGCCAGGGCCCGTGGGGACGGGGTGTTCTACACCGAGCCGGTGGAGGCCGCGAGCCTGCCCCGGGACGTGTACCGCGAGTACCTGGCCGCGGGGCTACGCGTCTACGCCAGCTACACGTTCTCCCCCTACACGCTCCGCCCCTATCGCGTCGAGGTAGCCGTGCCCCGGGACGCGGAGCCCCGCGGCGCCGTGGAGAGGGCTATCGCCGCCGCCCAGGGGCTCACCCTCCCAGGGCAGAGCCTGCCCCTCCCCGTGGTCCTCGCGCACGAGAAGACACGGATACGCCGGGGGCTCGCCCAGCTAGTCTACCGGGAGGTGTTGACCCGCGCCTCGCTGCCCGAGGGCGACCCGCTAGCCGATACGCTGAAGGCCCTCCTAGCCGGGCTCGACGAGGCCTAG
- a CDS encoding CDP-alcohol phosphatidyltransferase family protein: protein MLGRLRGRVRGVLEAAASPLAVLPADFYTVLGLAGALAYLWAARAGYPALATLLLAASGLLDALDGAVARLRGEAGPRGAYLDSLLDRVADTVYAAGFLALGYPVWSVLAFLTGALLTSYARARFESLAGRSMEGVGLLERSDRIAAQLLVLLVHARLGIEAAARLYTVLALLAWATFAERLARGYTQLPRSRAPHA from the coding sequence TTGCTGGGCAGGCTACGAGGCAGGGTTAGAGGAGTCCTAGAGGCCGCTGCCTCGCCGCTAGCCGTGCTCCCGGCCGACTTCTACACCGTGCTGGGGCTCGCCGGGGCCCTAGCCTACCTCTGGGCCGCCAGGGCCGGGTACCCCGCGCTAGCAACACTGCTGCTCGCCGCTAGCGGGCTGCTCGACGCCCTCGACGGGGCCGTAGCCCGGCTACGGGGCGAAGCCGGGCCGCGCGGAGCCTACCTCGACAGCCTCCTGGACCGCGTCGCCGACACCGTGTACGCGGCGGGGTTCCTAGCGCTCGGCTACCCGGTGTGGAGTGTCCTAGCCTTCCTCACCGGGGCGCTTCTCACAAGCTACGCCCGGGCCCGCTTCGAGTCCCTGGCCGGGAGGAGCATGGAGGGCGTCGGGCTGCTCGAGAGGAGCGACCGCATAGCCGCGCAGCTCCTGGTGCTCCTAGTCCACGCGCGGCTCGGCATAGAGGCCGCCGCCAGGCTCTACACGGTCCTAGCACTGCTCGCCTGGGCCACGTTCGCCGAGAGGCTGGCTAGGGGCTACACCCAGCTCCCCCGCTCCAGAGCCCCGCATGCCTAG
- a CDS encoding DUF2283 domain-containing protein, producing the protein MAEATFQETRIIRLHYAPDLDTLDLWIDDPEKEALAEPYGDNVVVKLDEEGRPIGLEIISLHKLHPRDLDALPPQLRSALYKALERINGHYNQAA; encoded by the coding sequence ATGGCGGAGGCAACCTTTCAGGAGACGAGGATAATACGGCTCCACTACGCTCCGGACCTCGATACGCTAGACCTCTGGATAGACGACCCAGAGAAGGAGGCCCTGGCCGAACCATACGGCGACAACGTAGTAGTAAAGCTCGACGAGGAAGGCAGGCCTATAGGACTTGAGATAATCTCTCTACACAAGCTACACCCCCGCGACCTAGATGCACTCCCTCCACAGCTAAGAAGCGCCCTATACAAGGCACTAGAGAGGATAAACGGCCACTACAACCAGGCAGCATAG
- a CDS encoding PaREP1 family protein, with the protein MAAPEALERPLPKPRRDLVGYAAARVLEALLEALLALRFLGRGFTRSAAGKALQAWRALTGALPALERDRIAEKLGEKERKRLMEKGIPRVPSTRLKAPGQLLEEAGYQHYSAYTDKALDLHDYQLHGPDPAGEMTRYPDRKEAAKDTLYLLSKLARIIEEHVKPRLEQEGKWAQEHQEALEGLQRRLGR; encoded by the coding sequence TTGGCTGCGCCAGAGGCTCTAGAGCGGCCGCTACCCAAGCCGCGGCGCGACCTTGTGGGCTATGCCGCTGCTCGTGTCCTGGAGGCGTTGCTTGAGGCTTTGCTGGCGCTGAGGTTCCTCGGCCGGGGCTTTACGAGGAGTGCTGCGGGTAAGGCGCTCCAGGCGTGGCGGGCGCTAACCGGGGCGCTGCCGGCCCTCGAGCGGGACAGGATAGCCGAGAAGCTGGGCGAGAAGGAGAGGAAACGGCTAATGGAGAAGGGTATCCCCAGGGTGCCTAGCACTAGGCTGAAGGCGCCCGGCCAGCTCCTGGAGGAGGCGGGCTACCAGCACTACTCGGCCTACACCGATAAGGCACTAGACCTCCACGACTACCAGCTCCACGGCCCGGACCCGGCAGGAGAGATGACCAGGTACCCCGACAGGAAAGAGGCCGCGAAAGACACGCTCTATCTCCTCAGCAAGCTAGCCAGGATAATAGAGGAACATGTAAAACCAAGACTAGAACAGGAGGGCAAATGGGCGCAGGAGCACCAAGAGGCTCTAGAGGGGCTCCAGAGGAGGCTGGGCCGATAG
- a CDS encoding maleate cis-trans isomerase family protein — MTRLSWWSSIEVVGDMHGWRARIGLIIPSSNTTMEPEFWSMAPQGVSIHSARVPLERVTSEELLRMEEEAEHAARLLATAEVDIIVYGCTTGSLVAGPGHDERIAAKLSRAAGRPAIATATAVVEAARALGASRIALATPYIDEVNEKEIRFLESHGLEVVDIASLGIERNTEIGRVPPERVYRLARSLDTDSADAVFISCTNLRTIEVIDALERDIGKPVYSSNTATLWLALRRLGIREAGWPVGRLLREHL, encoded by the coding sequence ATGACCAGGCTATCATGGTGGAGTAGTATAGAGGTTGTGGGCGATATGCACGGCTGGAGGGCGCGGATAGGCCTCATCATACCCTCCTCGAACACCACCATGGAGCCAGAGTTCTGGAGCATGGCCCCCCAGGGGGTGAGCATACACTCAGCACGCGTACCCCTCGAGCGCGTCACGAGCGAGGAGCTGCTCCGAATGGAGGAGGAAGCCGAGCACGCGGCAAGGCTGCTAGCCACAGCCGAGGTGGACATAATCGTCTACGGCTGTACTACTGGGAGCCTCGTAGCCGGGCCAGGCCACGACGAGCGCATAGCCGCGAAGCTTTCGAGGGCGGCAGGACGCCCAGCGATAGCAACCGCTACAGCCGTCGTCGAGGCCGCACGCGCCCTGGGCGCGTCGAGGATAGCGCTAGCAACCCCCTACATAGACGAGGTCAACGAGAAGGAGATACGGTTCCTCGAGAGCCATGGCCTAGAAGTAGTAGACATAGCGTCGCTCGGGATAGAGAGGAACACGGAGATAGGCCGCGTACCCCCGGAAAGAGTCTACCGTCTCGCCAGGAGCCTAGACACGGACAGCGCCGACGCGGTCTTCATAAGCTGTACAAACCTACGCACGATAGAGGTCATAGACGCCCTAGAGAGGGATATCGGGAAGCCTGTCTACTCTAGCAACACCGCGACCCTCTGGCTAGCCCTACGCAGGCTCGGAATAAGAGAAGCCGGCTGGCCCGTAGGCCGGCTCCTGAGGGAGCACCTCTAG
- a CDS encoding ABC transporter substrate-binding protein: MASMKPSIGLIAAIVVVIALIAGVMVLKGGEKTTTETATTQATSPAAGTAAGGASGGEIKIGVILPLSGRLAETGADLKHGIEFAVEQINSMGGVKSCGGAKLVVVYGDSAGKPEVGAAEAERLITQEKVVALVGAYQSAVTKTASEVAERYHVPFLNPDSTSPALTQRGYKWFFRTTPHDAMFAEQQAEFIKWLNEKYNLGLKTYAIIHEDSEWGTKVAEAWKKYFDAAGFKLVKEISYHAATVTSLDAEVKALKAANPDILLVASYVQDAILLVQAMKANNFAPKVVLAQDAGFISPSYVQQVGKDGWFIMSREVFNWDLMGKIPRLKQVNEEYKKKYGVDLNGNSARDYTGIWVLYYALEEACKKASPDNLEEFRAALRDALASLEIPADKLIVPWKGVKFDENGQNILGQGIIVQMMEDGKYHTIYPPEYATAEPKVPFPPWNERS; encoded by the coding sequence ATGGCCTCAATGAAGCCTAGTATAGGCCTAATAGCAGCCATAGTGGTTGTGATAGCGCTAATCGCCGGAGTCATGGTCCTAAAGGGCGGAGAGAAGACCACGACAGAGACTGCCACAACGCAGGCCACGTCTCCCGCGGCCGGCACAGCCGCCGGGGGAGCCAGCGGAGGCGAGATAAAGATAGGAGTCATACTGCCTCTCAGCGGCCGTCTTGCTGAGACCGGTGCCGACCTGAAGCACGGCATAGAGTTCGCGGTCGAGCAGATAAACAGCATGGGCGGCGTGAAGAGCTGCGGCGGCGCCAAGCTAGTCGTGGTCTACGGCGACAGCGCTGGTAAGCCCGAGGTCGGCGCCGCCGAGGCGGAGAGGCTGATAACCCAGGAGAAGGTGGTCGCCCTAGTAGGCGCCTACCAGAGCGCGGTAACCAAGACTGCTAGCGAGGTCGCCGAACGCTACCATGTGCCGTTCCTCAACCCAGACTCCACGTCGCCAGCACTCACCCAGAGGGGCTACAAGTGGTTCTTCCGCACTACGCCGCACGACGCCATGTTCGCCGAGCAGCAGGCAGAGTTCATCAAGTGGCTCAACGAGAAGTACAACCTCGGCCTAAAGACCTACGCTATAATACACGAAGACAGCGAGTGGGGCACAAAGGTAGCCGAGGCCTGGAAGAAGTACTTCGACGCCGCCGGGTTCAAGCTAGTCAAGGAGATAAGCTACCACGCCGCCACCGTGACTAGCCTCGACGCCGAGGTAAAGGCCCTCAAGGCCGCTAACCCAGACATACTGCTGGTCGCCTCCTACGTGCAGGACGCCATACTCCTAGTACAGGCTATGAAGGCTAACAACTTCGCCCCCAAGGTGGTGCTAGCCCAGGACGCCGGTTTCATATCTCCCAGCTACGTACAGCAGGTGGGCAAGGACGGCTGGTTCATAATGTCGAGAGAGGTGTTCAACTGGGACCTAATGGGGAAGATACCCAGGCTGAAGCAGGTCAACGAGGAGTACAAGAAGAAGTACGGCGTGGACCTCAACGGTAACTCCGCCCGCGACTACACCGGCATATGGGTGCTCTACTACGCCCTAGAGGAGGCCTGTAAGAAGGCTAGCCCCGACAACCTGGAGGAGTTCCGGGCAGCACTACGCGACGCGCTAGCCAGCCTAGAGATACCAGCAGACAAGCTAATAGTGCCATGGAAGGGCGTCAAGTTCGACGAGAACGGCCAGAACATACTAGGCCAGGGCATCATAGTGCAGATGATGGAGGACGGCAAGTACCACACGATATACCCGCCAGAGTACGCCACCGCTGAGCCCAAGGTGCCGTTCCCACCGTGGAATGAGAGGAGCTAG